In Phocoena sinus isolate mPhoSin1 chromosome 10, mPhoSin1.pri, whole genome shotgun sequence, a single genomic region encodes these proteins:
- the SLC26A10 gene encoding solute carrier family 26 member 10 isoform X1, translating into MSGLPGASTCPGPGEASDLKFPLGAKFREPLTEARFQQLFGDAEQEPELLAEPRWSRLRRLWKRRARACSGPGPWPLLRARLPPLRWLPHYRWRAWLLGDAVAGVTVGIVHVPQGMAFALLTSVPPVFGLYTSFFPVLIYTLLGTGRHLSTGTFAVLSLMTGSAVERLVPEPPEGNLSGIEREQLDAQRVGAAAAMAFGSGALMLGMFALQLGVLATFLSEPVVKALTSGAALHVLVSQLPSLLGLPLPRQIGCFALFKTLAAVLTALPRSSPAELTVSALSLALLVPVKELNVRFRDRLPTPIPGEIVMVLLASVLCFTSSLDTRYNIQIVGLLPGGFPQPLLPNLAELPRILADSLPMALVTFAVSASLASIYADKYSYTIDSNQELFAHGVSNLISSLFSCFPNSATLATTSLLVDAGGNTQLAGLFSCMVVLSVLLWLGPFFYYLPKAVLACINISSMRQMFFQMRELPQLWRISRVDFAVWMVTWVAVVTLSVDLGLAVGVVFSMMTVVCRTQRVQGLALGLAEGTELYRPLRESHKLLQVPGLCILSYPTPLYFGTRGQFRRILEWHLGLGEGGKEAPKTDGPPDAVAEPVRVVVLDCSGVTFADAAGAREVVQLASRCRDAGIHLLLAQCNASVLGTLTQAGLLDRVTPEQLFVSVQDAAAYALERLELTGPKTCTVWV; encoded by the exons ATGAGTGGGCTACCCGGTGCCAGCACCTGCCCAGGTCCGGGAGAGGCTTCCGACCTTAAGTTCCCCCTGGGCGCCAAGTTTAGGGAACCTCTTACCGAGGCCCGGTTTCAGCAGCTCTTCGGGGACGCAGAGCAGGAGCCCGAGCTACTCGCGGAGCCCCGCTGGTCGCGGCTGCGCCGGCTTTGGAAGAGGCGGGCCCGCGCCTGTTCCGGACCGGGGCCGTGGCCCCTGCTGCGGGCGCGGCTGCCCCCGCTGCGTTGGCTGCCCCACTACCGCTGGCGGGCCTGGCTGCTCGGGGATGCGGTGGCCGGAGTGACCGTGGGCATCGTGCACGTGCCCCAGG GCATGGCTTTTGCCCTCCTGACCTCTGTGCCCCCCGTGTTCGGACTCTACACTTCTTTCTTTCCCGTCCTCATCTACACCTTGTTGGGTACTGGGAGACACCTGTCCACCG GAACTTTCGCGGTACTCAGCCTTATGACGGGCTcggccgtggagcggctggtgcCTGAACCCCCCGAGGGGAACCTGAGCGGCATTGAGAGGGAACAGCTGGATGCTCAGCGGGTTGGTGCGGCTGCGGCCATGGCCTTCGGTAGCGGGGCACTGATG CTGGGAATGTTCGCGCTGCAGCTCGGCGTCCTGGCCACCTTTTTGTCGGAGCCTGTAGTCAAGGCGCTGACCAGTGGGGCCGCCCTGCACGTGCTCGTGTCCCAACTGCCTAGCCTTTTGGGGTTGCCCCTCCCGCGTCAGATCGGCTGCTTCGCTCTCTTCAAG ACGCTGGCCGCCGTGCTGACGGCGCTGCCGCGGAGCAGTCCCGCCGAACTGACCGTCTCGGCACTCAGCCTGGCGCTGCTCGTGCCCGTCAAGGAATTGAACGTGAGGTTCCGAGACAGGCTACCCACCCCGATCCCAGGGGAAATCGTCATG GTGCTTCTGGCCTCCGTGCTCTGCTTCACCTCTTCCCTGGACACAAGATACAACATCCAGATAGTTGGATTGCTGCCCGGAGG AtttccccagcctctcctccccaacCTGGCTGAGCTGCCCAGGATTCTGGCCGACTCGTTGCCCATGGCACTGGTTACCTTTGCAGTGTCTGCCTCCCTGGCCTCCATCTATGCAGACAAGTACAGCTACACTATTGATTCCAACCAG GAGCTCTTTGCACATGGTGTCTCCAacctcatctcctccctcttctcttgcTTTCCCAACTCGGCCACATTGGCCACAACCAGCCTACTAGTGGATGCTGGTGGGAACACACAG CTGGCAGGGCTGTTCTCCTGTATGGTTGTCCTGTCTGTCCTGCTGTGGTTGGGGCCCTTCTTCTACTATCTGCCCAAG GCTGTCTTGGCCTGCATCAACATCTCCAGCATGCGCCAGATGTTCTTCCAGATGCGAGAACTTCCACAACTATGGCGCATCAGCCGCGTGGACTTT GCTGTGTGGATGGTCACATGGGTGGCTGTCGTGACCCTGAGTGTGGACCTGGGCCTGGCTGTAGGTGTGGTCTTCTCCATGATGACTGTGGTCTGCCGCACCCAGAG GGTACAGGGCCTGGCACTTGGACTGGCTGAGGGGACAGAGCTCTACAGGCCACTCAGAGAGAGTCACAAG CTCCTCCAGGTCCCAGGGCTCTGCATCCTGAGCTATCCAACACCGCTCTACTTCGGGACCCGTGGGCAGTTTCGCCGCATCCTGGAGTGGCACCTGGGGCTTGGAGAAGGAGGCAAG GAGGCTCCAAAGACAGACGGCCCACCTGATGCAG TTGCTGAGCCTGTCAGAGTGGTAGTCCTAGACTGCAGTGGTGTCACCTTTGCAGATGCTGCAGGGGCCAGAGAAGTGGttcag CTGGCCAGCCGATGCCGAGATGCTGGGATCCACCTTCTCCTGGCTCAGTGTAATG CCTCAGTGCTGGGGACACTGACCCAGGCAGGACTCCTGGATAGAGTGACCCCAGAACAGCTGTTTGTGAGTGTCCAGGATGCAGCTGCATATGCCCTGGAGAGACTG GAGCTCACTGGTCCAAAGACTTGCACAGTGTGGGTCTGA
- the SLC26A10 gene encoding solute carrier family 26 member 10 isoform X3, with amino-acid sequence MAFALLTSVPPVFGLYTSFFPVLIYTLLGTGRHLSTGTFAVLSLMTGSAVERLVPEPPEGNLSGIEREQLDAQRVGAAAAMAFGSGALMLGMFALQLGVLATFLSEPVVKALTSGAALHVLVSQLPSLLGLPLPRQIGCFALFKTLAAVLTALPRSSPAELTVSALSLALLVPVKELNVRFRDRLPTPIPGEIVMVLLASVLCFTSSLDTRYNIQIVGLLPGGFPQPLLPNLAELPRILADSLPMALVTFAVSASLASIYADKYSYTIDSNQELFAHGVSNLISSLFSCFPNSATLATTSLLVDAGGNTQLAGLFSCMVVLSVLLWLGPFFYYLPKAVLACINISSMRQMFFQMRELPQLWRISRVDFAVWMVTWVAVVTLSVDLGLAVGVVFSMMTVVCRTQRVQGLALGLAEGTELYRPLRESHKLLQVPGLCILSYPTPLYFGTRGQFRRILEWHLGLGEGGKEAPKTDGPPDAAGQPMPRCWDPPSPGSV; translated from the exons ATGGCTTTTGCCCTCCTGACCTCTGTGCCCCCCGTGTTCGGACTCTACACTTCTTTCTTTCCCGTCCTCATCTACACCTTGTTGGGTACTGGGAGACACCTGTCCACCG GAACTTTCGCGGTACTCAGCCTTATGACGGGCTcggccgtggagcggctggtgcCTGAACCCCCCGAGGGGAACCTGAGCGGCATTGAGAGGGAACAGCTGGATGCTCAGCGGGTTGGTGCGGCTGCGGCCATGGCCTTCGGTAGCGGGGCACTGATG CTGGGAATGTTCGCGCTGCAGCTCGGCGTCCTGGCCACCTTTTTGTCGGAGCCTGTAGTCAAGGCGCTGACCAGTGGGGCCGCCCTGCACGTGCTCGTGTCCCAACTGCCTAGCCTTTTGGGGTTGCCCCTCCCGCGTCAGATCGGCTGCTTCGCTCTCTTCAAG ACGCTGGCCGCCGTGCTGACGGCGCTGCCGCGGAGCAGTCCCGCCGAACTGACCGTCTCGGCACTCAGCCTGGCGCTGCTCGTGCCCGTCAAGGAATTGAACGTGAGGTTCCGAGACAGGCTACCCACCCCGATCCCAGGGGAAATCGTCATG GTGCTTCTGGCCTCCGTGCTCTGCTTCACCTCTTCCCTGGACACAAGATACAACATCCAGATAGTTGGATTGCTGCCCGGAGG AtttccccagcctctcctccccaacCTGGCTGAGCTGCCCAGGATTCTGGCCGACTCGTTGCCCATGGCACTGGTTACCTTTGCAGTGTCTGCCTCCCTGGCCTCCATCTATGCAGACAAGTACAGCTACACTATTGATTCCAACCAG GAGCTCTTTGCACATGGTGTCTCCAacctcatctcctccctcttctcttgcTTTCCCAACTCGGCCACATTGGCCACAACCAGCCTACTAGTGGATGCTGGTGGGAACACACAG CTGGCAGGGCTGTTCTCCTGTATGGTTGTCCTGTCTGTCCTGCTGTGGTTGGGGCCCTTCTTCTACTATCTGCCCAAG GCTGTCTTGGCCTGCATCAACATCTCCAGCATGCGCCAGATGTTCTTCCAGATGCGAGAACTTCCACAACTATGGCGCATCAGCCGCGTGGACTTT GCTGTGTGGATGGTCACATGGGTGGCTGTCGTGACCCTGAGTGTGGACCTGGGCCTGGCTGTAGGTGTGGTCTTCTCCATGATGACTGTGGTCTGCCGCACCCAGAG GGTACAGGGCCTGGCACTTGGACTGGCTGAGGGGACAGAGCTCTACAGGCCACTCAGAGAGAGTCACAAG CTCCTCCAGGTCCCAGGGCTCTGCATCCTGAGCTATCCAACACCGCTCTACTTCGGGACCCGTGGGCAGTTTCGCCGCATCCTGGAGTGGCACCTGGGGCTTGGAGAAGGAGGCAAG GAGGCTCCAAAGACAGACGGCCCACCTGATGCAG CTGGCCAGCCGATGCCGAGATGCTGGGATCCACCTTCTCCTGGCTCAGTGTAA
- the B4GALNT1 gene encoding beta-1,4 N-acetylgalactosaminyltransferase 1 isoform X1: MRLGRRALCVLVLLLACASLGLLYASTRVAPGLQAPLALWTPLQGNPRPELPGLAPEPRYAHIPVRIKEQVVGRLSTNNCSCESSGGSLHLPFQRQVQAIDFTKAFDPEELRAASALREQEFQAFLSRSQSAADQLLIAPANSPLQYPLQGVEVQPLRSILVPGLSLQATSGQEVYQVNLTASLGTWDVAGEVTGVTLTGEGQPDLTLASPGLDQLNRQLQLVTYSSRSYQANTADIVRFSTEGHKVAFTIRIRHPPSPQLYPPGSLPLGGETAQYNISALVTIATKTFLRYNRLRALIASIRRFYPTVTVVIADDSDKPESIRGPHIEHYLMPFGKGWFAGRNLAVSQVTTKYVLWVDDDFVFTARTRLERLVDVLERTPLDLVGGAVREISGFATTYRQLLSVEPGAPGRGNCLRQKRGFHHELVGFPGCVVTDGVVNFFLARTDKVREVGFDPRLSRVAHLEFFLDGLGSLRVGSCSDVVVDHASKLKLPWTSRDARAETYARYRYPGSLDESQVAKHRLLFFKHRLQCMTSE; this comes from the exons ATGCGGCTGGGCCGCCGGGCCCTCTGTGTGCTGGTCCTGCTGCTCGCCTGCGCCTCGCTGGGGCTCCTGTACGCGAGCACCCGGGTCGCGCCGGGCCTCCAGGCACCTCTTGCGCTGTGGACGCCCCTGCAGGGCAACCCCAGGCCAGAATTGCCAGGTCTTGCCCCCGAGCCCCGGTACGCACACATCCCAGTCAGGATCAAGGAGCAAGTGGTGGG GCGGCTGTCCACGAACAATTGCAGTTGTGAGTCCAGTGGGGGGAGCCTTCACCTCCCCTTCCAGAGGCAGGTCCAAGCCATTGACTTCACCAAGGCCTTTGACCCTGAGGAGCTGAGGGCTGCATCTGCCTTGAGGGAGCAGGAGTTCCAGGCCTTCCTTTCAAG GAGCCAGTCTGCTGCTGACCAGCTGCTCATAGCCCCTGCCAACTCCCCACTACAGTACCCCCTGCAGGGTGTGGAGGTCCAGCCCCTCAGGAGCATCTTGGTGCCAG gaCTGAGCCTGCAGGCCACTTCTGGTCAGGAGGTATACCAG GTGAACCTGACTGCCTCCTTGGGCACCTGGGACGTGGCAGGGGAAGTGACTGGAGTGACTCTCACTGGAGAGGGGCAGCCAGATCTCACCCTCGCCAGCCCAGGGCTGGACCAACTCAATCGGCAGCTGCAACTGGTGACTTATAGCAGCCGAAGCTACCAGGCAAACACAGCAGACATAG TCCGGTTCTCCACCGAGGGACACAAAGTTGCCTTCACCATACGCATAAGACACCCACCCAGCCCTCAGCTGTACCCACCTGGGTCTCTACCCCTGGGAGGTGAGACTG CCCAGTACAACATCAGCGCTCTGGTCACCATTGCCACTAAGACCTTCCTTCGTTACAATCGGCTACGGGCACTCATCGCCAGCATCCGCCGCTTCTACCCGACAGTCACAGTGGTAATCGCCGACGACAGCGACAAGCCAGAGAGCATTAGAGGTCCCCACATCGAGCACTATCTCATGCCTTTTGGCAAG GGCTGGTTCGCAGGCCGGAACCTGGCCGTATCCCAAGTAACCACCAAGTACGTGCTGTGGGTGGACGACGACTTCGTCTTCACGGCGCGGACACGACTGGAGAGGCTTGTGGACGTGCTGGAGCGGACGCCGCTGGACCTG GTGGGGGGCGCGGTGCGCGAGATCTCCGGCTTCGCCACCACCTACCGGCAGCTGCTGAGCGTGGAGCCCGGCGCGCCAGGCCGCGGGAACTGCCTCCGGCAGAAGCGCGGCTTCCACCACGAGCTCGTCGGCTTCCCAGGGTGCGTGGTCACCGACGGCGTGGTCAACTTCTTCCTGGCGCGCACTGACAAGGTGCGCGAGGTCGGCTTTGACCCGCGCCTCAGCCGCGTGGCGCACCTGG AATTCTTCCTGGATGGACTTGGTTCTCTTCGGGTGGGCTCCTGCTCAGACGTTGTTGTGGATCATGCATCCAAGTTGAAGTTGCCTTGGACATCAAGGGATGCTAGGGCAGAGACTTATGCTCGGTACCGTTACCCGGGATCACTGGATGAAAGTCAGGTGGCCAAACACCGCCTGCTCTTCTTCAAACACCGGCTCCAGTGCATGACCTCAGAGTGA
- the SLC26A10 gene encoding solute carrier family 26 member 10 isoform X2, translated as MAFALLTSVPPVFGLYTSFFPVLIYTLLGTGRHLSTGTFAVLSLMTGSAVERLVPEPPEGNLSGIEREQLDAQRVGAAAAMAFGSGALMLGMFALQLGVLATFLSEPVVKALTSGAALHVLVSQLPSLLGLPLPRQIGCFALFKTLAAVLTALPRSSPAELTVSALSLALLVPVKELNVRFRDRLPTPIPGEIVMVLLASVLCFTSSLDTRYNIQIVGLLPGGFPQPLLPNLAELPRILADSLPMALVTFAVSASLASIYADKYSYTIDSNQELFAHGVSNLISSLFSCFPNSATLATTSLLVDAGGNTQLAGLFSCMVVLSVLLWLGPFFYYLPKAVLACINISSMRQMFFQMRELPQLWRISRVDFAVWMVTWVAVVTLSVDLGLAVGVVFSMMTVVCRTQRVQGLALGLAEGTELYRPLRESHKLLQVPGLCILSYPTPLYFGTRGQFRRILEWHLGLGEGGKEAPKTDGPPDAVAEPVRVVVLDCSGVTFADAAGAREVVQLASRCRDAGIHLLLAQCNASVLGTLTQAGLLDRVTPEQLFVSVQDAAAYALERLVRRQ; from the exons ATGGCTTTTGCCCTCCTGACCTCTGTGCCCCCCGTGTTCGGACTCTACACTTCTTTCTTTCCCGTCCTCATCTACACCTTGTTGGGTACTGGGAGACACCTGTCCACCG GAACTTTCGCGGTACTCAGCCTTATGACGGGCTcggccgtggagcggctggtgcCTGAACCCCCCGAGGGGAACCTGAGCGGCATTGAGAGGGAACAGCTGGATGCTCAGCGGGTTGGTGCGGCTGCGGCCATGGCCTTCGGTAGCGGGGCACTGATG CTGGGAATGTTCGCGCTGCAGCTCGGCGTCCTGGCCACCTTTTTGTCGGAGCCTGTAGTCAAGGCGCTGACCAGTGGGGCCGCCCTGCACGTGCTCGTGTCCCAACTGCCTAGCCTTTTGGGGTTGCCCCTCCCGCGTCAGATCGGCTGCTTCGCTCTCTTCAAG ACGCTGGCCGCCGTGCTGACGGCGCTGCCGCGGAGCAGTCCCGCCGAACTGACCGTCTCGGCACTCAGCCTGGCGCTGCTCGTGCCCGTCAAGGAATTGAACGTGAGGTTCCGAGACAGGCTACCCACCCCGATCCCAGGGGAAATCGTCATG GTGCTTCTGGCCTCCGTGCTCTGCTTCACCTCTTCCCTGGACACAAGATACAACATCCAGATAGTTGGATTGCTGCCCGGAGG AtttccccagcctctcctccccaacCTGGCTGAGCTGCCCAGGATTCTGGCCGACTCGTTGCCCATGGCACTGGTTACCTTTGCAGTGTCTGCCTCCCTGGCCTCCATCTATGCAGACAAGTACAGCTACACTATTGATTCCAACCAG GAGCTCTTTGCACATGGTGTCTCCAacctcatctcctccctcttctcttgcTTTCCCAACTCGGCCACATTGGCCACAACCAGCCTACTAGTGGATGCTGGTGGGAACACACAG CTGGCAGGGCTGTTCTCCTGTATGGTTGTCCTGTCTGTCCTGCTGTGGTTGGGGCCCTTCTTCTACTATCTGCCCAAG GCTGTCTTGGCCTGCATCAACATCTCCAGCATGCGCCAGATGTTCTTCCAGATGCGAGAACTTCCACAACTATGGCGCATCAGCCGCGTGGACTTT GCTGTGTGGATGGTCACATGGGTGGCTGTCGTGACCCTGAGTGTGGACCTGGGCCTGGCTGTAGGTGTGGTCTTCTCCATGATGACTGTGGTCTGCCGCACCCAGAG GGTACAGGGCCTGGCACTTGGACTGGCTGAGGGGACAGAGCTCTACAGGCCACTCAGAGAGAGTCACAAG CTCCTCCAGGTCCCAGGGCTCTGCATCCTGAGCTATCCAACACCGCTCTACTTCGGGACCCGTGGGCAGTTTCGCCGCATCCTGGAGTGGCACCTGGGGCTTGGAGAAGGAGGCAAG GAGGCTCCAAAGACAGACGGCCCACCTGATGCAG TTGCTGAGCCTGTCAGAGTGGTAGTCCTAGACTGCAGTGGTGTCACCTTTGCAGATGCTGCAGGGGCCAGAGAAGTGGttcag CTGGCCAGCCGATGCCGAGATGCTGGGATCCACCTTCTCCTGGCTCAGTGTAATG CCTCAGTGCTGGGGACACTGACCCAGGCAGGACTCCTGGATAGAGTGACCCCAGAACAGCTGTTTGTGAGTGTCCAGGATGCAGCTGCATATGCCCTGGAGAGACTGGTGAGGCGGCAGTAG
- the B4GALNT1 gene encoding beta-1,4 N-acetylgalactosaminyltransferase 1 isoform X2 → MRLGRRALCVLVLLLACASLGLLYASTRVAPGLQAPLALWTPLQGNPRPELPGLAPEPRYAHIPVRIKEQVVGRLSTNNCSCESSGGSLHLPFQRQVQAIDFTKAFDPEELRAASALREQEFQAFLSRSQSAADQLLIAPANSPLQYPLQGVEVQPLRSILVPGLSLQATSGQEVYQVNLTASLGTWDVAGEVTGVTLTGEGQPDLTLASPGLDQLNRQLQLVTYSSRSYQANTADIVRFSTEGHKVAFTIRIRHPPSPQLYPPGSLPLGAQYNISALVTIATKTFLRYNRLRALIASIRRFYPTVTVVIADDSDKPESIRGPHIEHYLMPFGKGWFAGRNLAVSQVTTKYVLWVDDDFVFTARTRLERLVDVLERTPLDLVGGAVREISGFATTYRQLLSVEPGAPGRGNCLRQKRGFHHELVGFPGCVVTDGVVNFFLARTDKVREVGFDPRLSRVAHLEFFLDGLGSLRVGSCSDVVVDHASKLKLPWTSRDARAETYARYRYPGSLDESQVAKHRLLFFKHRLQCMTSE, encoded by the exons ATGCGGCTGGGCCGCCGGGCCCTCTGTGTGCTGGTCCTGCTGCTCGCCTGCGCCTCGCTGGGGCTCCTGTACGCGAGCACCCGGGTCGCGCCGGGCCTCCAGGCACCTCTTGCGCTGTGGACGCCCCTGCAGGGCAACCCCAGGCCAGAATTGCCAGGTCTTGCCCCCGAGCCCCGGTACGCACACATCCCAGTCAGGATCAAGGAGCAAGTGGTGGG GCGGCTGTCCACGAACAATTGCAGTTGTGAGTCCAGTGGGGGGAGCCTTCACCTCCCCTTCCAGAGGCAGGTCCAAGCCATTGACTTCACCAAGGCCTTTGACCCTGAGGAGCTGAGGGCTGCATCTGCCTTGAGGGAGCAGGAGTTCCAGGCCTTCCTTTCAAG GAGCCAGTCTGCTGCTGACCAGCTGCTCATAGCCCCTGCCAACTCCCCACTACAGTACCCCCTGCAGGGTGTGGAGGTCCAGCCCCTCAGGAGCATCTTGGTGCCAG gaCTGAGCCTGCAGGCCACTTCTGGTCAGGAGGTATACCAG GTGAACCTGACTGCCTCCTTGGGCACCTGGGACGTGGCAGGGGAAGTGACTGGAGTGACTCTCACTGGAGAGGGGCAGCCAGATCTCACCCTCGCCAGCCCAGGGCTGGACCAACTCAATCGGCAGCTGCAACTGGTGACTTATAGCAGCCGAAGCTACCAGGCAAACACAGCAGACATAG TCCGGTTCTCCACCGAGGGACACAAAGTTGCCTTCACCATACGCATAAGACACCCACCCAGCCCTCAGCTGTACCCACCTGGGTCTCTACCCCTGGGAG CCCAGTACAACATCAGCGCTCTGGTCACCATTGCCACTAAGACCTTCCTTCGTTACAATCGGCTACGGGCACTCATCGCCAGCATCCGCCGCTTCTACCCGACAGTCACAGTGGTAATCGCCGACGACAGCGACAAGCCAGAGAGCATTAGAGGTCCCCACATCGAGCACTATCTCATGCCTTTTGGCAAG GGCTGGTTCGCAGGCCGGAACCTGGCCGTATCCCAAGTAACCACCAAGTACGTGCTGTGGGTGGACGACGACTTCGTCTTCACGGCGCGGACACGACTGGAGAGGCTTGTGGACGTGCTGGAGCGGACGCCGCTGGACCTG GTGGGGGGCGCGGTGCGCGAGATCTCCGGCTTCGCCACCACCTACCGGCAGCTGCTGAGCGTGGAGCCCGGCGCGCCAGGCCGCGGGAACTGCCTCCGGCAGAAGCGCGGCTTCCACCACGAGCTCGTCGGCTTCCCAGGGTGCGTGGTCACCGACGGCGTGGTCAACTTCTTCCTGGCGCGCACTGACAAGGTGCGCGAGGTCGGCTTTGACCCGCGCCTCAGCCGCGTGGCGCACCTGG AATTCTTCCTGGATGGACTTGGTTCTCTTCGGGTGGGCTCCTGCTCAGACGTTGTTGTGGATCATGCATCCAAGTTGAAGTTGCCTTGGACATCAAGGGATGCTAGGGCAGAGACTTATGCTCGGTACCGTTACCCGGGATCACTGGATGAAAGTCAGGTGGCCAAACACCGCCTGCTCTTCTTCAAACACCGGCTCCAGTGCATGACCTCAGAGTGA